The DNA sequence CTGTGGGTTTTCGGAAACTAATTTTGCAGCTGCTGCGGTAGAGTTAAAATCCCGGGTTTCTCTATTTTTAAAATGTTCGTGACGAAAATGAAAAGTTTGCGCTAAGGCTTGGGGATGCGAAATAATCGTTTTGAAATTTTCATTTTCAGGGTGAATCATTAAATGATGCTCAATCGGCATTACCACTTCTGTTTCAATATGAATTCCAGCAAAATCATAGAGATAATCCAAAGTCATTGAAACAGTTCCTTCAATCGAGTTTTCTAAAGGAACCACGGCTTTATCAACTTCGCCATTGATCACAGCATTGAAACAATCTAAAATGCTGGATTGTGGAATAAGTTCGTTTTCTGGAAAAATTTGGGAACATGCTAATTGCGTAAAACTTGCGTGTGGACCTAGGAATGCGATTTTCATTCAGCAAAAATAAAAAAGCCATTCGAATAGAGCGGCTATATTAAAGTTATTTTTAAAATTTTTAAATCGTAGAGGTTTTTTAGTTCATTTTTAATTCAAATTAAAACCAAAAAAATCCGTCTCGTTAAATAACAAGACGGATTACAATTTTAAAATAATAGAAAGTGTCAGTAGATGACTAGTTCATTTGGGTTGGAGAAACTGTGATTTCCGGCATCGCATAAATGTGCGATTTTGCGCGAAGTGCTACAATTTTCTTAATGTAATTCAAATCTTTTGCTTCATCAATCGTCATATCTTTGAATTCATAGATTTTTACGACTTTATTGTCATTAAAAGATTTTGTCACATTATTAAATTCTTCTTCATTTTTCACAGAAACACTTGTAATCAAATGATCGGTAGTGTTATTTAATTCTGTTTTCGAAGTTCCGAAGAGTCTTTTCCAGAAGTTTCTTTTCAGGTCCGGCGCATTTTCTTTGTCGGTTCTGTAAATGATGTAATCCTGGTTTTTGATTCCTGATTTTTCAATTCCTGCAGAAACTTCTTTGATGTTTTCCTGGCTTGGAAAAAGACCAACAATCGTGTAATTCATAATAAAGTGTTTTAGTTGTTAAATTCTATGCAAATATACTTTGTAATTATTCATAAAAAGAAGTTTTTAAATATATTAACAGAAAGTTGACAAAAATCAGGAATAATTTTATTAATATGATAATTATCGATGGGGTCGATTTTAAGATATTTTCAATTGATTATCTTTACGCTTCTCAAAATTAAAATTGTTATAACTATGAATATCCTGTTAGCATCGACTTCTACGCTTTTTGGTGGAACCTATTTGGGTTATATTAAATCAGAAATTACTGAACTTTTTAAAGGAATTGACGAAATCATTTTTATTCCGTTCGCAAGACCTGGCGGAATTTCGCATGATGATTATACCGCTACTGCAAAAGAGTTTTTTGCACAACTTAATATTAAGGTGAAAGGATTGCATGAATTTGAAAATCAAATCGCAGCAGTAAATGAAGCGAAAGGTTTTTTTACCGGTGGCGGAAATACTTTTTTATTAGTGAAAACTTTGCATGAAAAAAATTTGATGCAAACTATAAAAACGAATGTAGAAAACGGAAAACCTTATATGGGAACGAGTGCCGGATCGAATATTGGTGGCCTGAATATGAAAACCACCAACGATATGCCGATTGTTTATCCGCCAAGTTTTGAATGTATGGGTTTGGTTCCTTTTAATATTAACCCTCATTATCTGGATCCAAATCCGGATTTAAAACATAACGGTGAAACGCGCGAAACCAGAATCAAAGAGTTCTTAACTCAAAATGATACAAAGGTGATCGGACTTCGGGAAGGAAATTGGATTCGAAGAATTGGAAATCGAATTACCGTTGAAGGAAATGAGATGACCAGAGTTTTTGAAAAAGATAAAGAACCTTACGAAATTGAATCCGGAACTGAACTGTAATTTTTAAAACTCAAAAACTCACAAAAGCTTTATTTTTGATTTTACAGTATTGTTAATAAAGTTCACCAAAACTTTGAATAATGTAATTTTTGGAAGAAATCGAAATTTGACAAACTTTAAAATAAAAATTATCTATTAAAAATCTTTGTCAAGAACACTTGATAAATTTCTTAAAAGTAAATTATTTTAAAGTTTATTTAATTTAATCTTTCCAATTTTTTTCAATAAGTTTCATTAAAAAATCTGGACACTTTATCACTTTGTTTTTTTTCGAATCAAGGAAAAATAAAGTTGTTTTTGCCTCCGTAATTTTCTCTTTAGAATCATTATAAATTTCATATTCAAAATCGATTCGTACGCCCGGAATTTTTTTAATAAAAGTATGAATTTCGAGATTTTGATCGTAGAGAGCTGGTTTTAAATACTTAATGGAAAATTGGGAGACCGGCAACCAGATTCCACGGTGTTCTATCTCATCATATGGCATCCCAAGTT is a window from the Kaistella flava (ex Peng et al. 2021) genome containing:
- the pepE gene encoding dipeptidase PepE, which translates into the protein MNILLASTSTLFGGTYLGYIKSEITELFKGIDEIIFIPFARPGGISHDDYTATAKEFFAQLNIKVKGLHEFENQIAAVNEAKGFFTGGGNTFLLVKTLHEKNLMQTIKTNVENGKPYMGTSAGSNIGGLNMKTTNDMPIVYPPSFECMGLVPFNINPHYLDPNPDLKHNGETRETRIKEFLTQNDTKVIGLREGNWIRRIGNRITVEGNEMTRVFEKDKEPYEIESGTEL
- a CDS encoding acyl-CoA thioesterase, with translation MIHTTHTIRVRYAETDPMKYVYYGNYATYFEVARVELFRELGMPYDEIEHRGIWLPVSQFSIKYLKPALYDQNLEIHTFIKKIPGVRIDFEYEIYNDSKEKITEAKTTLFFLDSKKNKVIKCPDFLMKLIEKNWKD